One Lytechinus variegatus isolate NC3 chromosome 14, Lvar_3.0, whole genome shotgun sequence genomic region harbors:
- the LOC121427693 gene encoding complement factor H-like, whose amino-acid sequence MNGGLRNSTFKNRFRIKMRERLAFIFLLAVTSLPGTFQACTRPTTGDNVVLSAELSSYYDYYYLQISCEDGYTQSGTTYSYCYPGTGWDPDPSTVECQQPCSLPNIDSDVTVEPEQTTYTIGEKVTFSCTSGTLVGSEEGTCGSNATWSIGTKPSCLDGCTAPHNSNGTGSYEHTSTETFMCDTGYQLSIGDITIETTCDDGSWSPNVECSSSGCIPPTVPTNVTYAPDETIYDVNFRISLSCDGETTPFGPEFSYCNSSREWEPSPLLLRCYDKCKVPTFSDSNLIVTSDLSGLSGESYYDHADTVRFSCTGGLYVDGPWKTSCNKGAWSIGIGGDSPTCRANCTAPSNTLMEGQTFNHGHSEVITCVDEPGMVRLGGPKTFCNDGSWKPSVLCKYKTEL is encoded by the exons ATGAATGGAGGCTTGAGGAATTCAACTTTCAAAAATCGTTTCCGAATCAAGATGAGGGAAAGATTGGCTTTCATCTTTTTGCTGGCAGTGACATCATTGCCAGGAACTTTTCAAG CTTGCACGAGGCCAACAACTGGCGATAATGTGGTATTAAGCGCCGAGTTAAGCAGTTACTATGATTACTATTACCTCCAGATATCATGTGAAGATGGTTACACGCAATCAGGGACTACGTATAGTTACTGCTACCCCGGAACAGGATGGGATCCTGACCCTAGTACTGTCGAATGTCAAC AACCCTGCTCGTTGCCCAACATCGATTCTGACGTCACAGTGGAACCGGAACAAACGACCTACACGATCGGTGAGAAGGTGACTTTCTCGTGTACCTCTGGAACCTTGGTCGGTTCAGAAGAAGGGACCTGCGGCAGCAATGCAACATGGAGTATCGGAACCAAACCATCGTGTCTAG ATGGTTGCACGGCTCCTCATAATTCAAATGGAACAGGTTCATATGAACACACAAGCACAGAAACTTTCATGTGCGATACAGGTTATCAGCTTTCCATCGGTGACATCACAATAGAAACAACCTGTGACGATGGTTCGTGGAGCCCGAATGTCGAATGCTCAAGCAGTg GTTGTATACCTCCCACGGTGCCCACCAATGTGACGTATGCACCGGATGAAACGATTTATGACGTAAACTTCAGaatttcattgtcatgtgacGGGGAGACCACGCCCTTCGGACCCGAGTTCTCTTACTGTAATTCGTCAAGAGAATGGGAGCCCAGCCCCCTCTTACTACGTTGCTATG ATAAATGCAAGGTGCCGACGTTCTCCGACTCGAACTTGATCGTGACCTCTGACCTCTCTGGTTTATCTGGCGAGTCCTACTACGACCACGCGGACACTGTGAGATTTTCTTGTACAGGAGGTCTCTACGTGGATGGTCCGTGGAAGACCAGCTGTAACAAAGGGGCGTGGTCCATCGGCATAGGCGGGGATTCCCCAACGTGCAGGG ctAACTGCACAGCCCCGTCGAATACATTGATGGAGGGTCAAACGTTTAACCATGGCCATTCTGAAGTTATCACATGCGTTGATGAACCTGGTATGGTCAGGCTCGGTGGACCGAAGACTTTCTGCAACGACGGGTCTTGGAAACCAAGTGTACTCTGCAAAT ATAAAACTGAACTCTAA
- the LOC121427692 gene encoding toll-like receptor Tollo — protein sequence MDIVRVQACLMFLGVLLSLSSIVAENLISKTKNVNRRDHGSARMARSYPISCNEADLPCLCNGPTQETGPLIEFTSISCFLSSNWNVTLQRIPRTRSLTLNCYSHGNRTNDPADLKVDLFDNLSGVLQELTMIGCKIGSFPSEIFADMALLQKLLLVSADLDGDRLEAIGGIKTNASVKLSLNHLHSLDAHSFGFQLSNISTLDLSFNNIAEIGIDTFMVFPSLRKLFLGNNSVSVVTGDGFRGLQSLTELNIRANNNLFNDESRCLFQNTASLITVDLSSTGLTNASHFNCAPLLHLRRLIIHDNNLPSLDGYVFVHMPNVTFIDLSNNALEYIHPSAFHGGLNDLKYVNMSGNDLQEFPVFAFESTPNIRLINISHNHLRVIRMGTFSSLPSLQTIDLSFNRLQTIEVLGIVNLDSLTMIDLRYNDFVLFPDDLVWPFDIRPPHIPIDTLLQGNRFTCGCPVMLFIRRGDFEDTYPFFHLPDNSSWTCNAPSPVAAKSMMTLPLEDFWCPYEDNTCKQGSCECYRRDIDRANIFFCPNNSLHSLPNIPAETLIFDCNGCLIDDHYTLRAEDFQTSAKLAVLALRDIGLETILSDALLGFPNLQQLNLSNNVLNKFDVDILTDLTDLREIDLSRNGVNSLSSHTFERNPNLTTIYIHGNSLQSLEDGIFNSTSHLKVLTLHDNPFICNCSLFWLKQWLQSHIDVVPRLYDVECYVNSSDNAMYPIIQVADQDFGCSSPDVLTIQEYNAVIATSTLTLFFLMVMAVIFRHRRAIRVILYTRYGFHVLHDDDDDDVVLDNIRWEYDAYIAYSDEDIDYVLKNIIPILEEDVNLPYKLCIRHRDFPPGGCIATTIVTSLEASRRSIIVISRSFLQDEWRLLEFKTAHQRVLQDKRNKNLILVFLEDLDRDEMDEDMRYYVTANAYLSVTNRLFRENLLYEMPRHPLAEIHGDGDHQR from the coding sequence ATGGACATTGTCAGGGTACAAGCTTGTTTAATGTTTCTGGGTGTCCTGTTGTCACTCTCCTCAATTGTAGCTGAAAACCTGATATCCAAGACGAAAAATGTCAACAGAAGAGACCATGGATCAGCCCGTATGGCTAGAAGCTACCCCATATCTTGCAATGAGGCAGATCTACCCTGCCTCTGCAACGGACCTACCCAAGAGACAGGACCTCTCATCGAGTTCACCAGCATTTCGTGTTTCCTCTCCAGCAATTGGAACGTGACCTTGCAAAGGATTCCCCGCACTCGGTCGCTCACTCTGAACTGCTACTCCCATGGTAATCGGACGAACGATCCAGCAGACCTGAAGGTGGATCTGTTTGACAACCTCTCAGGGGTTTTGCAGGAACTCACAATGATTGGGTGTAAGATTGGTAGTTTTCCAAGCGAAATTTTCGCAGACATGGCCCTTCTCCAGAAGCTGCTTCTGGTGTCTGCAGATTTAGACGGTGATCGCTTGGAGGCGATAGGAGGAATCAAAACAAATGCCTCCGTCAAACTTTCCTTAAATCACCTCCATTCGCTGGACGCACATTCCTTTGGTTTTCAATTAAGCAATATATCGACACTTGATCTGTCCTTCAACAACATAGCAGAGATCGGGATTGATACATTTATGGTGTTTCCCTCACTTCGAAAGCTCTTCCTGGGAAACAACAGCGTCAGTGTCGTCACTGGAGATGGGTTCCGTGGACTGCAAAGTCTTACAGAACTCAACATTAGAGCCAACAACAACCTATTTAACGATGAAAGCCGCTGCTTGTTTCAGAACACTGCGTCCCTGATCACTGTCGATCTATCTTCCACCGGCCTAACTAATGCAAGTCATTTCAACTGTGCTCCTCTTTTACATTTAAGAAGGTTGATTATCCATGATAATAATTTGCCGTCACTTGATGGTTATGTTTTCGTTCACATGCCGAATGTaactttcattgatttgtcAAACAATGCTTTAGAATATATCCATCCCAGCGCGTTTCACGGTGGACTAAATGACttaaaatatgtaaacatgAGCGGTAATGATCTCCAAGAGTTCCCAGTCTTTGCTTTCGAGTCAACCCCAAATATAAGATTAATCAATATCTCTCACAATCATCTTCGTGTGATTAGGATGGGGACATTCAGCAGCCTCCCTTCTCTCCAAACGATAGATCTTTCATTCAATCGGCTTCAGACCATAGAAGTCCTTGGAATAGTCAACCTTGATAGCCTGACCATGATTGACCTCAGATACAACGACTTTGTCCTCTTTCCCGACGATTTGGTTTGGCCTTTCGATATCCGACCGCCACATATACCGATAGATACACTCCTTCAAGGTAATAGATTTACTTGTGGGTGTCCAGTGATGTTGTTCATACGAAGAGGTGATTTTGAGGATACCTATCCGTTTTTCCATCTTCCCGACAACTCGAGTTGGACTTGTAATGCTCCATCACCCGTAGCTGCCAAGTCTATGATGACATTACCCCTTGAGGATTTTTGGTGTCCATACGAAGACAACACATGTAAGCAGGGGTCGTGCGAATGCTACAGACGTGACATTGATCGAGCAAATATATTCTTCTGTCCTAATAACTCGCTGCACTCCTTGCCAAACATTCCTGCAGAAACTCTCATCTTCGACTGCAATGGATGTCTTATTGACGATCACTATACATTGCGTGCAGAAGATTTTCAAACAAGTGCTAAGCTTGCTGTTCTTGCTCTGCGTGATATTGGTCTCGAAACTATTTTATCTGATGCTTTGCTAGGATTTCCCAATCTACAACAGCTGAatctttcaaataatgttttaaacAAGTTCGACGTTGATATTCTTACTGATCTAACCGATCTAAGAGAAATAGACCTTTCTAGGAACGGAGTAAATTCTCTCAGTTCCCATACATTCGAAAGAAATCCCAATCTCACGACTATTTACATCCATGGCAACAGTCTCCAGTCCCTCGAAGACGGCATCTTCAACTCTACGTCGCATCTGAAGGTTCTGACCTTACACGACAACCCTTTCATTTGCAACTGTTCTCTCTTTTGGTTAAAACAGTGGCTCCAGTCACACATTGACGTTGTTCCTCGGCTCTATGATGTCGAGTGTTACGTCAATTCCTCGGACAATGCAATGTACCCGATCATCCAGGTGGCTGACCAGGACTTCGGATGCTCATCTCCAGATGTCTTGACAATTCAGGAGTACAACGCAGTCATTGCTACATCAACATTAACCTTGTTTTTCCTGATGGTTATGGCAGTGATCTTTCGGCATAGAAGAGCCATACGCGTCATTCTCTACACCAGATACGGATTCCACGTCCTGcacgatgacgacgacgatgatgtcGTCTTGGACAACATCAGGTGGGAGTACGATGCTTATATTGCTTACAGCGATGAAGACATCGATTATGTGCTCAAGAACATCATACCAATCTTGGAAGAAGATGTCAACCTGCCTTACAAGCTGTGCATACGCCATCGGGACTTCCCGCCCGGCGGATGCATCGCTACGACCATTGTTACAAGTCTTGAGGCAAGCCGACGTAGCATCATCGTCATAAGCAGAAGTTTCCTGCAGGATGAATGGCGTCTCCTCGAGTTCAAGACGGCTCACCAGCGTGTCCTTCAGGATAAGCGAAACAAGAACCTCATCCTCGTATTCCTCGAAGACTTGGACAGGGATGAGATGGACGAAGACATGAGGTATTACGTCACAGCCAATGCGTATTTGTCGGTCACGAATCGTTTGTTTCGTGAAAACCTTCTGTACGAGATGCCAAGACATCCTCTGGCTGAAATTCATGGTGATGGAGATCACCAGAGGTAG